Proteins co-encoded in one Rhodococcus sp. PAMC28707 genomic window:
- the argB gene encoding acetylglutamate kinase, which produces MTASGLSATQKAHTLAGALPWLQKFHDKIIVVKYGGNAMIDDDLKRAFAADMVFLRTIGIHPVVVHGGGPQITAMLSRLGMTGEFRGGFRVTTPEVMDVVRMVLFGQVGRELVGLINSHGPYAVGISGEDAHLFTASKRSVMVDGVETDIGLVGDVTSVNPDAVLDLIAAGRIPVVSTIAPDADGVVHNINADTAAAALAEAIGAEKLVVLTDVEGLYTDWPDRSSLTSKIDVDALSALLPSLDAGMVPKMEACLRAVLGGVPSAHVIDGRVPHSVLVELFTGEGIGTMVHPAQQAEKVNQL; this is translated from the coding sequence GTGACCGCGTCGGGTTTGTCGGCTACGCAGAAAGCGCACACGCTTGCGGGTGCGCTGCCGTGGCTGCAGAAGTTTCACGACAAGATCATCGTGGTCAAGTACGGCGGCAATGCCATGATCGACGACGATCTCAAGCGTGCGTTCGCCGCGGACATGGTTTTTCTGCGGACCATCGGCATCCATCCTGTCGTCGTGCACGGCGGCGGACCACAGATAACTGCGATGCTGTCGCGCTTGGGCATGACCGGCGAATTCCGTGGAGGATTCCGCGTCACCACCCCGGAGGTCATGGATGTCGTGCGGATGGTGCTGTTCGGCCAGGTAGGTCGTGAGCTCGTCGGTCTGATCAACAGTCACGGCCCCTACGCCGTGGGAATCTCCGGGGAGGATGCGCATCTTTTCACCGCGTCGAAGCGCTCGGTCATGGTCGACGGCGTCGAGACCGACATCGGCCTCGTCGGTGACGTCACCTCGGTCAACCCGGATGCGGTGCTCGATCTCATCGCCGCGGGTCGGATTCCGGTGGTCTCCACCATCGCACCCGATGCCGACGGCGTCGTGCACAACATCAATGCCGACACTGCTGCGGCGGCGCTTGCGGAAGCAATCGGGGCCGAGAAATTGGTCGTCCTCACCGATGTCGAAGGGCTGTACACCGATTGGCCGGATCGTTCGTCCTTGACTTCGAAGATCGATGTCGACGCATTGTCGGCGCTTCTGCCGTCCCTCGACGCGGGCATGGTGCCCAAGATGGAAGCCTGCCTACGCGCAGTTCTGGGTGGTGTTCCGTCGGCACACGTCATCGACGGCCGAGTGCCGCACTCGGTTCTCGTCGAACTCTTCACGGGCGAAGGAATCGGCACGATGGTCCATCCCGCCCAACAAGCAGAAAAGGTAAACCAGCTATGA
- a CDS encoding acetylornithine transaminase yields MTDHVATVDLQARWSNSLMNNYGVPRVALVRGQGAVVTDADGKEYLDLLAGIAVNILGHAHPAVIEAVTTQLSTLGHTSNLYASEPGIALAEQLLANLGAETSGRVFLCNSGTEANEAAFKIARLTGRPNIVAAEKSFHGRTMGALALTGQPDKRAPFEPMPAGVQHVPYGDVAALEAAVDSDTAAVFLEPIMGESGVVVPPEGYLVAAREITARHGALLVLDEVQTGIGRTGWFYAHQAVGIVPDVITLAKGLGGGMPIGACIGIGEAATLLHPGKHGTTFGGNPVCAAAALAVLRTIAQDDLISHADRMGKLLIHSIEELNHPLVDRVRGAGLLLGVVLTQPVAPAVESAAREAGFLINAAQPDVLRLAPPLVLTEDQAASFVAALPALLDSAQETE; encoded by the coding sequence ATGACCGACCATGTCGCAACCGTCGATCTCCAGGCACGGTGGTCGAACTCGCTGATGAACAATTACGGCGTGCCGCGTGTCGCTCTGGTCCGCGGTCAGGGCGCTGTCGTCACCGACGCCGATGGCAAGGAATACCTCGACCTGCTCGCTGGGATAGCTGTCAACATCCTCGGTCACGCGCATCCCGCCGTCATCGAAGCCGTGACGACGCAGTTGTCGACCCTGGGTCACACGTCGAATCTGTATGCGAGTGAACCGGGAATCGCCCTGGCCGAACAGCTGCTCGCCAATCTCGGCGCGGAAACGTCGGGTCGAGTGTTCCTGTGCAACTCGGGCACGGAGGCCAACGAGGCTGCCTTCAAGATCGCGAGGTTGACCGGTCGTCCGAACATCGTCGCGGCAGAGAAGTCATTCCATGGGCGCACGATGGGCGCCTTGGCGCTGACAGGCCAGCCGGACAAGCGTGCACCGTTCGAACCGATGCCTGCAGGCGTTCAGCATGTGCCGTACGGCGATGTCGCAGCGCTCGAGGCCGCCGTCGATTCCGATACTGCAGCGGTGTTCCTCGAACCCATCATGGGTGAGAGCGGCGTCGTCGTTCCCCCCGAGGGGTATCTCGTCGCAGCTCGCGAGATCACGGCCCGTCACGGCGCACTGTTGGTTCTGGACGAGGTCCAGACCGGCATCGGCCGCACCGGGTGGTTCTATGCGCACCAAGCCGTGGGAATTGTTCCTGACGTCATCACGCTAGCCAAAGGCCTGGGTGGCGGCATGCCGATCGGTGCATGCATCGGGATCGGCGAGGCAGCCACCTTGCTGCACCCGGGAAAGCACGGCACGACGTTCGGCGGCAATCCCGTGTGTGCGGCCGCTGCCCTCGCTGTCCTGCGCACGATCGCACAGGACGATCTGATCTCGCATGCAGATCGGATGGGGAAGCTGCTCATTCATTCGATCGAGGAATTGAATCACCCTCTCGTCGACCGAGTCCGCGGTGCAGGCCTGCTGCTCGGTGTGGTGCTGACCCAACCCGTCGCACCTGCCGTCGAGTCGGCCGCACGTGAAGCCGGATTCCTGATCAACGCGGCGCAGCCCGATGTGTTGCGTCTCGCTCCACCACTCGTACTGACCGAGGACCAAGCTGCATCGTTCGTCGCAGCGCTTCCCGCACTTCTCGATTCGGCACAGGAAACGGAATAG
- a CDS encoding arginine repressor yields MTASTRAGRQARIVSLLSTHQVRSQPELASLLVAEGIDVTQATLSRDLDELGAVKLRAADGGAGVYVVPEDGSPVRGVSGGTDRLTRMLGELLVSTDWSGNQAVLRTPPGAAHYLASALDRASLREIVGTIAGDDTILVIAREPLTGKELADKLERLARRAD; encoded by the coding sequence TTGACGGCGTCCACGCGGGCGGGCAGGCAGGCGCGCATCGTGTCCCTGCTGTCGACACACCAGGTGCGCAGTCAGCCTGAGCTTGCATCGTTACTGGTCGCCGAAGGTATCGATGTGACCCAGGCGACCCTCTCGCGCGATCTAGACGAGCTCGGAGCCGTCAAACTTCGTGCGGCCGACGGAGGTGCCGGGGTCTACGTGGTACCCGAGGACGGCAGCCCTGTTCGGGGAGTATCGGGCGGTACGGACCGACTCACTCGCATGCTCGGCGAGCTGCTCGTATCGACGGACTGGAGCGGGAATCAAGCTGTTCTCCGAACTCCGCCGGGCGCTGCGCACTACCTCGCCAGCGCGCTCGACCGGGCATCGTTGAGGGAGATTGTGGGAACGATTGCCGGGGATGACACCATTTTGGTGATCGCCCGCGAACCACTCACCGGAAAAGAGCTCGCGGACAAGCTGGAAAGATTGGCCAGACGCGCGGATTAG
- a CDS encoding Trm112 family protein, giving the protein MAIDQTLLSILACPVDKGPLLLVEGELLYNPRLQRAYPIENGIPVLLVDEARDVEQAEHETIVARAQS; this is encoded by the coding sequence GTGGCTATCGATCAGACGCTCCTCAGCATTCTTGCTTGCCCCGTAGACAAGGGGCCATTGTTACTCGTAGAGGGCGAACTGTTGTACAACCCCCGGCTGCAGCGCGCTTATCCGATCGAGAATGGGATTCCAGTGTTGTTGGTTGATGAGGCGCGCGACGTGGAACAGGCCGAGCACGAGACGATTGTGGCGCGGGCACAGTCCTAG
- the argH gene encoding argininosuccinate lyase, which yields MSSAGAHGTNEGSLWGGRFASGPAAAMAALSKSTHFDWVLAPYDIRASMAHARVLNGAGLLTAQDLETMLAGLQGLADDVASGAFVAAESDEDVHGALERGLIDRVGAEVGGRLRAGRSRNDQVATLFRMWLRDAVRRVSTGVLDVVDSLATQAASHSSAVMPGKTHSQAAQPVLLAHHLLAHTHPLLRDVQRFVDFDVRAAVSPYGSGALAGSSLGLSPEKIAAELGFDSSAENSIDATSSRDFAAEAAFVLAMTAVDLSRLAEEIISWSTPEYGYVTLADAWSTGSSIMPQKKNPDVAELTRGKSGRLIGNLTGLLATLKAQPLAYNRDLQEDKEPVFDSVAQLELLLPALAGLVQTLEFHVDRLAELAPAGFTLATDIAEWLVRQGIPFRVAHEAAGACVKSAEARGVGLAELTDEELSAIDPALTPGVRTVLTVEGSISSRDSRGGTAAVQVAKQLGGVRSTAERLRNWVDSGIRTH from the coding sequence GTGAGTTCGGCCGGCGCTCACGGCACCAACGAGGGGTCGCTGTGGGGCGGACGCTTTGCGTCCGGCCCCGCAGCGGCCATGGCCGCACTGAGTAAATCAACCCATTTCGATTGGGTGCTCGCGCCCTACGACATTCGGGCCTCGATGGCACATGCCCGCGTCCTCAACGGCGCAGGTTTGCTGACAGCTCAGGATCTCGAGACGATGCTCGCCGGTTTGCAGGGGTTGGCCGACGACGTCGCCTCGGGCGCGTTCGTGGCAGCGGAGTCCGACGAGGACGTCCACGGTGCACTGGAACGGGGTCTGATCGACCGGGTGGGAGCCGAGGTGGGCGGACGTCTTCGGGCAGGCCGCTCACGCAACGACCAAGTCGCGACACTGTTCCGTATGTGGCTACGTGACGCTGTTCGTCGGGTATCGACGGGTGTACTCGATGTAGTGGATTCCCTTGCAACGCAGGCTGCGTCGCATTCGAGCGCGGTCATGCCAGGGAAGACGCATTCGCAGGCGGCGCAGCCGGTTCTTCTGGCACATCATCTCCTCGCTCACACTCATCCATTGTTGCGAGATGTTCAGCGATTCGTGGACTTCGACGTCAGGGCCGCTGTGTCGCCGTACGGTTCGGGGGCGTTGGCTGGCTCCTCGCTCGGGTTGAGCCCGGAGAAGATTGCCGCGGAGTTGGGGTTCGACTCCTCGGCGGAGAATTCGATCGATGCAACTTCCTCACGTGATTTCGCCGCTGAGGCGGCTTTCGTCCTGGCGATGACGGCCGTCGACCTCTCGCGTCTGGCGGAGGAGATCATTTCCTGGAGCACGCCGGAGTACGGCTACGTGACGCTGGCCGATGCGTGGTCCACCGGAAGTTCGATCATGCCGCAGAAGAAGAATCCCGACGTCGCGGAGCTGACGCGTGGCAAATCCGGTCGGCTGATCGGAAATCTCACGGGATTGTTGGCAACGCTGAAGGCTCAGCCACTGGCGTACAACAGGGACTTGCAAGAGGACAAGGAGCCGGTCTTCGACTCCGTCGCACAGTTGGAACTGTTGCTTCCAGCTCTCGCCGGTTTGGTGCAGACCCTCGAGTTTCATGTCGATCGCCTGGCAGAATTGGCGCCGGCAGGCTTCACGTTGGCCACCGATATCGCCGAGTGGCTGGTTCGTCAGGGCATTCCGTTCCGGGTGGCGCATGAGGCTGCAGGTGCTTGTGTCAAGTCAGCCGAGGCACGCGGTGTGGGCTTGGCCGAACTCACCGACGAGGAGTTGTCCGCTATCGACCCGGCTCTGACGCCGGGGGTGCGCACCGTTCTGACCGTCGAGGGATCCATCTCTTCTCGTGATTCACGTGGTGGTACTGCTGCGGTTCAGGTCGCGAAGCAGTTGGGCGGAGTTCGTTCGACGGCGGAGCGTCTTCGGAATTGGGTCGATTCGGGCATCCGAACGCACTGA
- the argF gene encoding ornithine carbamoyltransferase: MAMINFLRDDDLTPQQQGEVLAIAAELKRAPFSKRPLEGPQGIGVIFEKNSTRTRFSFELGIAQLGGHAVVVDGRDTQLGREETLQDTGRVLSRYVEAVVWRTFGQKRLEQMASGATVPIVNALSDEFHPCQVLADLQTLAEQKGSLTGLELAYFGDGANNMAHSLLLGGVTAGINVTIAAPKEFAPRDYVLEAARARAAQTGATITITDDPQAAATGADALVTDTWTSMGQENDGLDRVAPFRPYRIDAELLALAEPDAVVLHCLPAHRGEEITDEVLDGPRSVVWDEAENRLHAQKALLVWLLEQARRP, from the coding sequence ATGGCAATGATCAACTTCCTGCGGGACGACGACCTGACTCCGCAGCAGCAGGGCGAGGTTCTCGCCATCGCCGCCGAACTCAAGCGCGCTCCGTTCTCGAAACGACCACTCGAGGGACCCCAGGGCATCGGAGTCATCTTCGAGAAGAATTCCACCCGGACTCGGTTTTCCTTCGAGCTCGGGATTGCACAGCTCGGCGGTCATGCTGTCGTCGTCGATGGCCGCGACACTCAGCTGGGGCGTGAAGAAACTCTGCAGGACACCGGCAGGGTGCTCTCGCGATACGTCGAAGCGGTCGTGTGGCGCACGTTCGGGCAGAAGCGACTCGAACAGATGGCCTCTGGTGCCACCGTCCCGATCGTCAATGCGCTTTCCGACGAGTTCCATCCGTGCCAGGTACTCGCCGATCTGCAGACTCTCGCCGAGCAGAAGGGCTCGTTGACGGGCCTGGAACTCGCGTACTTCGGTGACGGCGCGAACAACATGGCGCATTCGCTTCTCCTCGGCGGCGTCACCGCGGGAATCAATGTGACGATTGCCGCGCCGAAGGAGTTCGCACCGCGGGACTACGTGCTCGAGGCCGCTAGGGCGCGCGCTGCGCAGACGGGGGCCACGATCACGATCACCGACGACCCCCAGGCCGCAGCCACGGGTGCAGACGCGCTGGTTACCGATACGTGGACTTCGATGGGCCAGGAGAACGACGGTCTCGATCGCGTCGCACCGTTTCGGCCGTACCGGATCGATGCCGAGCTGTTGGCGCTCGCCGAACCCGACGCCGTCGTGCTGCATTGCTTGCCCGCTCATCGCGGGGAGGAGATCACCGACGAAGTTCTCGACGGGCCTCGCAGTGTCGTATGGGACGAGGCCGAAAACCGGTTGCACGCACAGAAGGCATTGCTGGTCTGGCTGCTAGAGCAGGCGCGACGGCCGTGA
- a CDS encoding argininosuccinate synthase, translating into MAERVILAYSGGLDTSVAISWIGKETGKEVVAVAIDLGQGGEDMEVVRQRALDCGAVEAVVVDARDEFADEYCLPTIQNNALYMDRYPLVSAISRPLIVKHLVEAARSHGGTVVAHGCTGKGNDQVRFEVGFNTLAPELDVLAPVRDYAWTREKAIAFAEENKIPINVSKKSPFSIDQNVWGRAVETGFLEDLWNAPTKDVYDYTQDPSANWTAPDELIIGFDKGRPVSIDGRPVSVLEAIQELNTRAGAQGVGRLDVVEDRLVGIKSREIYEAPGAMVLIRAHEELEHVTLERELGRYKRHTDQKWAELVYDGLWYSPLKGALDTFNEHTQEHVSGEIRLALHAGSISVNGRRSDKSLYDFNLATYDEGDTFDQSSAKGFVQLHGLSSKIAHKRDLGL; encoded by the coding sequence ATGGCCGAACGCGTCATTCTCGCCTACTCGGGCGGATTGGACACCTCCGTCGCCATCAGCTGGATCGGCAAGGAGACCGGTAAAGAGGTCGTCGCCGTCGCCATCGATCTGGGTCAGGGCGGTGAGGACATGGAGGTCGTGCGCCAGCGCGCCCTCGATTGTGGTGCTGTCGAGGCCGTCGTCGTCGACGCTCGGGACGAGTTCGCCGACGAGTACTGCTTGCCGACGATTCAGAACAATGCGCTGTACATGGATCGCTACCCGCTGGTGTCTGCTATCAGCCGTCCGCTGATCGTCAAGCATCTAGTCGAGGCTGCTCGTTCGCACGGTGGCACAGTCGTTGCACACGGTTGCACAGGTAAGGGCAACGACCAGGTCCGCTTCGAGGTCGGGTTCAACACACTCGCACCCGAGCTCGACGTCCTCGCTCCCGTTCGCGATTACGCCTGGACGAGGGAGAAGGCGATTGCGTTCGCCGAAGAGAACAAGATTCCGATCAACGTCAGCAAGAAGTCGCCTTTCTCGATCGATCAGAACGTGTGGGGCCGTGCAGTCGAGACCGGCTTCCTCGAAGATCTGTGGAACGCCCCGACGAAGGACGTCTACGACTACACCCAAGATCCATCGGCCAACTGGACCGCCCCGGACGAGCTCATCATCGGCTTCGACAAGGGTCGCCCGGTCAGCATCGACGGCCGTCCGGTGTCGGTTCTCGAAGCGATCCAGGAACTGAACACGCGGGCGGGCGCTCAGGGTGTCGGCCGTCTCGATGTTGTCGAGGACCGTCTCGTGGGCATCAAGAGTCGCGAGATCTACGAGGCCCCCGGCGCGATGGTCCTGATCCGCGCGCACGAGGAACTCGAGCACGTCACCCTCGAGCGTGAGCTCGGACGCTACAAGCGGCATACCGATCAGAAGTGGGCCGAGTTGGTGTACGACGGTCTGTGGTATTCCCCGCTCAAGGGTGCGCTCGATACGTTCAACGAGCACACCCAAGAGCACGTGTCCGGCGAGATCCGCCTTGCGCTGCATGCGGGTTCCATCAGCGTCAACGGACGCCGTAGCGACAAGTCGCTGTACGACTTCAACCTCGCGACGTACGACGAGGGCGACACTTTCGATCAGTCTTCCGCCAAGGGCTTCGTCCAGCTTCATGGGTTGTCGTCGAAGATCGCCCACAAGCGGGATCTGGGATTGTGA
- the argJ gene encoding bifunctional glutamate N-acetyltransferase/amino-acid acetyltransferase ArgJ, whose protein sequence is MTSLADAHALPGKLVRTQGVTASAGFRGAGIAAGIKVSGRTDLALVFNEGPDLTAAGVFTRNKVKAAPVLWSQQVLSTGKLRAVILNSGGANACTGAPGFQDAHRTAEEVADALSNWGTETGAVEVAVCSTGLIGDRLPMDKLIPGVTEVVHELAGGISGGTDAAHAIMTTDTVPKQAAIHHVDKWNVGGMAKGAGMLAPSLATMLCVVTTDAVATADQLDTALRNATRLSFDRLDVDGATSTNDTVLLLSSGASGVAPSQEDLDAAVLAVCDDLADQLMADAEGVTKRILVKVSGAVSEDDALIGARTVARDSLVKTALFGSDPNWGRVLAAIGIAPIELDPDRLCVSFNGHPVCIDGVGAPDAREVDLSGEDIELTIDLGVGEKSVVIRTTDLSHAYVEENSAYSS, encoded by the coding sequence GTGACCAGTCTTGCTGATGCACATGCCTTGCCGGGCAAGCTCGTTCGGACACAGGGAGTGACGGCTTCGGCCGGTTTTCGCGGCGCTGGAATCGCTGCAGGCATCAAGGTCAGTGGTAGGACCGACCTTGCATTGGTTTTCAACGAGGGTCCGGATCTGACCGCGGCAGGCGTCTTCACCCGCAACAAGGTCAAAGCTGCACCTGTGCTGTGGTCGCAACAGGTGCTGAGTACCGGAAAGCTCCGTGCGGTCATTCTGAACTCGGGTGGTGCCAACGCCTGCACGGGTGCACCCGGATTTCAGGATGCGCATCGCACCGCGGAGGAAGTTGCCGATGCGCTGAGCAATTGGGGGACAGAGACTGGGGCTGTCGAGGTCGCAGTCTGTTCGACCGGGTTGATCGGTGACAGGTTGCCGATGGACAAGCTGATACCCGGTGTCACCGAGGTGGTCCATGAGCTCGCCGGTGGTATTTCCGGCGGTACCGACGCTGCACATGCCATCATGACGACGGACACCGTGCCCAAGCAAGCTGCGATTCACCATGTCGACAAGTGGAATGTCGGTGGAATGGCAAAGGGCGCAGGGATGCTCGCGCCCTCGCTTGCGACGATGCTGTGCGTCGTCACGACCGATGCCGTTGCCACCGCAGACCAGCTCGACACCGCGCTGCGCAACGCCACCCGGTTGTCCTTCGACCGGCTCGATGTCGACGGCGCGACCTCCACGAACGACACCGTGTTGCTTCTGTCCTCGGGCGCGAGCGGGGTCGCACCGTCCCAGGAAGATCTCGACGCCGCAGTACTTGCTGTTTGTGATGATCTGGCAGATCAGCTGATGGCCGACGCAGAAGGCGTCACCAAGCGGATTCTCGTGAAGGTGTCCGGTGCGGTGTCGGAGGACGACGCACTGATCGGTGCCCGAACCGTCGCGCGTGACAGCCTCGTGAAGACAGCGCTGTTCGGTTCGGACCCGAACTGGGGCCGGGTGCTGGCCGCAATCGGTATTGCGCCGATCGAGCTCGATCCCGACCGACTCTGCGTCTCGTTCAACGGACATCCGGTGTGCATCGATGGTGTCGGAGCTCCCGACGCACGCGAGGTGGATCTGTCGGGAGAAGACATCGAGTTGACCATCGATCTCGGTGTCGGCGAGAAGTCGGTGGTCATCCGCACGACCGATCTCTCCCACGCCTACGTCGAAGAGAACTCGGCGTACTCCTCGTGA
- a CDS encoding AMP-binding protein codes for MQGIEPGVVVVGLNADAVRGPLRRAIATAQNGLEVIRLGGLETEVDSSPFKIVDREPMYKLRRYFPDALGTDSRPPVVLVPPMMVSADVYDVTTDNGAAGILHRMGLDPWVVDFGSPDTEEGGWSRTLADHVVAISEVIDKVHEHTGRDVHLAGYSQGGMFCYQAAAYRGGRNLASLITFGAPVDTLAALPLGIPAGVATRGAEFLADHVFTRLAVSGWMARTGFQLLDPAKTVRSRLDFLRQLHDREALLPREPQRRFLALDGWVAWSGPAVAELLKQFVVHNRMMTGGFVIKDRLLTLSNLTVPVLAFIGEVDDIGQPLAVRGIRRAAPRAEVYESTLRAGHFGLVVGSLAASQTWPTTGEWVRWREGLGDKPEAAHEMMYDEHQDTESGVSVSNRIIHTAASIAEVGVGVGRGLASAAAGAVRGTREISTEAVRTLPRLARLGQMQPHTLVSLGRLIAEQGRKSPNGECFLFDDRVHTYRAVNARIDNVVRGLLASGVRPSARIGVLMDTRPSALAAIAALSRIGAVAVLFPPGGDLESALRAIDVDTVIADPENMKAATSVAANVLVLGGGDARTLDMHSGSDVVDLELIDPDSVRLPAWYSPDPGRARELAVVLFTPTERGLEPRFITNHRWALSAFGTATAAALGTGDTVYCLAPLHHSAGLLVSVGGALAGGSRIALSRGLEPTRFAEEVSRYGVTVISYTWAMMQEILDDELSALDLSHPVRLFIGSGMPVGLWKRTLERFAPARVLEFYASTENDVILANVGGSKIGSKGRPLPGSARVALAAYDPINGRLEEDEDGFVRMCRDDEVGLLLGRPGSDGEVTSPLMRDVFQPGDSWIPTENLFRRDSDGDFWLVDRKDTVVKTRRGAVFTQPIIDAFGDVEDVVSVVVYGVDPIGSSSELHRSDRRIDEIAVCGVSVRGDNSLPVKTVGDVLAVLLPAQRPDIVHIVDEISLSRAFRPKMTELQKAGVPAPGVRSWYYDTDSGSYRRLTKAVVAEQFTKS; via the coding sequence ATGCAGGGGATCGAACCGGGAGTTGTAGTTGTGGGACTGAATGCAGACGCGGTCCGCGGACCGTTGCGACGTGCGATCGCAACTGCACAAAACGGACTGGAAGTCATCCGTTTGGGCGGGCTCGAAACCGAGGTCGATTCATCTCCCTTCAAGATCGTCGATCGAGAACCGATGTACAAGTTGCGTCGTTATTTTCCCGACGCCTTGGGTACCGATTCCAGGCCTCCGGTCGTTCTCGTTCCGCCGATGATGGTGTCGGCGGACGTATACGACGTGACCACCGACAATGGCGCCGCCGGGATTCTGCACAGGATGGGCCTCGACCCGTGGGTCGTCGATTTCGGTTCGCCCGACACCGAGGAGGGCGGTTGGAGTCGTACCCTCGCCGATCATGTCGTAGCCATCAGCGAGGTCATCGACAAGGTTCACGAGCACACCGGACGTGACGTCCACCTTGCTGGCTATTCTCAGGGTGGGATGTTCTGTTACCAAGCGGCTGCATATCGCGGTGGACGAAACCTGGCCAGCCTCATCACGTTCGGTGCTCCGGTCGACACGCTGGCAGCGCTGCCGCTCGGTATTCCAGCCGGTGTGGCGACGCGCGGCGCCGAGTTCCTTGCCGACCACGTATTCACGCGGCTGGCAGTGTCCGGGTGGATGGCCCGTACTGGATTTCAACTTCTCGATCCAGCCAAGACCGTGCGATCTCGGCTCGATTTTCTACGACAACTCCACGATCGCGAGGCGTTGCTCCCGCGCGAACCACAGCGTCGCTTCCTTGCTCTCGACGGCTGGGTCGCGTGGTCGGGTCCCGCTGTTGCGGAGCTTTTGAAGCAATTCGTGGTGCACAACAGAATGATGACCGGCGGGTTCGTCATCAAGGATCGCCTGCTCACGTTGTCGAATTTGACGGTTCCGGTTCTCGCGTTCATCGGCGAGGTCGACGACATCGGGCAGCCACTGGCCGTGCGCGGCATCAGGCGGGCGGCGCCGCGCGCAGAAGTGTACGAAAGTACGCTTCGCGCAGGGCATTTCGGGCTCGTAGTCGGGAGTTTGGCCGCATCGCAGACGTGGCCGACAACGGGGGAGTGGGTTCGTTGGCGTGAAGGTCTTGGAGACAAGCCCGAAGCGGCGCACGAGATGATGTACGACGAGCACCAGGACACCGAGAGTGGTGTATCGGTGAGCAACCGGATAATCCACACTGCAGCCTCGATTGCCGAGGTTGGAGTAGGGGTCGGCCGTGGACTTGCTTCGGCTGCCGCCGGCGCGGTGCGTGGCACTCGCGAGATCTCCACCGAGGCTGTCCGAACTCTGCCGAGGCTGGCGCGACTCGGTCAGATGCAACCACACACTCTCGTGTCTTTGGGGCGACTCATCGCGGAACAGGGACGAAAGTCGCCCAACGGCGAGTGTTTCCTGTTCGACGACCGTGTCCACACCTACCGGGCCGTCAATGCTCGTATCGACAACGTGGTCAGAGGTCTGCTCGCGTCGGGTGTAAGGCCGTCCGCTCGCATCGGCGTACTGATGGACACTCGCCCCAGCGCGCTGGCGGCCATCGCAGCTTTGTCACGTATCGGCGCTGTCGCAGTACTTTTCCCACCGGGTGGAGATCTCGAGAGCGCGCTGCGGGCGATCGACGTCGACACCGTCATCGCCGATCCCGAGAACATGAAAGCAGCGACTTCGGTGGCCGCCAACGTGCTCGTTCTGGGTGGCGGCGACGCTCGAACTCTCGATATGCACTCGGGTTCCGATGTCGTCGATCTCGAATTGATCGATCCGGACTCGGTGCGATTGCCCGCGTGGTACTCGCCGGATCCTGGCCGTGCCCGGGAACTCGCAGTGGTGCTGTTCACCCCGACCGAGCGTGGGTTGGAACCGCGCTTCATTACCAACCATCGTTGGGCCCTGTCCGCGTTCGGCACTGCAACAGCAGCGGCTTTGGGTACTGGCGACACGGTGTATTGCCTTGCCCCACTTCATCATTCTGCCGGACTGCTGGTCAGCGTGGGCGGCGCACTTGCGGGCGGTTCGCGCATAGCGCTCTCGCGGGGTCTCGAGCCGACCAGATTTGCCGAGGAAGTATCTCGGTACGGCGTCACTGTCATCAGTTACACCTGGGCGATGATGCAGGAAATCCTCGACGACGAGTTGTCGGCTCTGGACCTCAGTCACCCAGTTCGGCTGTTCATCGGGTCCGGAATGCCCGTCGGTCTCTGGAAGCGGACGCTGGAGCGATTCGCGCCTGCACGCGTACTCGAGTTCTATGCCTCCACCGAGAACGACGTCATCCTCGCCAACGTCGGCGGTTCGAAGATCGGCTCCAAGGGACGACCGCTTCCGGGGAGCGCCAGGGTGGCACTTGCCGCCTACGATCCGATCAACGGCCGGCTCGAGGAGGACGAGGACGGTTTCGTTCGCATGTGCCGAGACGATGAGGTCGGACTTCTACTGGGACGTCCGGGGAGCGACGGCGAGGTCACCAGTCCGCTGATGCGCGATGTCTTCCAGCCGGGAGACTCGTGGATTCCGACCGAGAATCTATTCCGACGCGACTCCGACGGGGACTTCTGGCTCGTCGATCGCAAGGACACCGTCGTGAAGACTCGACGCGGAGCGGTCTTCACTCAGCCGATCATCGACGCGTTCGGTGACGTCGAGGATGTCGTGTCGGTTGTCGTGTACGGCGTCGATCCGATCGGTTCGAGCAGCGAACTTCATCGTTCGGATCGACGCATCGACGAGATTGCAGTCTGCGGGGTGTCGGTGCGGGGGGACAACTCGCTTCCGGTCAAAACTGTAGGCGATGTGCTGGCAGTGTTACTGCCGGCTCAGCGCCCTGACATCGTCCACATCGTCGACGAGATTTCGCTTTCTCGTGCGTTCCGGCCAAAGATGACCGAACTGCAGAAGGCTGGGGTTCCGGCTCCGGGTGTCAGGTCCTGGTACTACGACACCGACTCGGGGTCTTACCGACGGTTGACCAAAGCGGTTGTAGCCGAACAGTTCACGAAGAGCTGA